TGAGGACTATGAGACCACATCCTGCGTTCTGGATTACACCCATGACAGCTATTGGAAGCTGGCCCATCAGATTGTGATAAATGTGGTGGGCTTTGTTCTTCCTGTTTTGGTCATTGTTTTCAGCAGTGGAAATATAATCAAGGTTTTATCTGAGAGGAGGGAAAGTGTTGGTTTTCATCACACCAGTGATAAAAAGGCCACTGTGCTGGTGTATGCTGTTACACTGGTATTTTTACTATGCTGGGGTCCCTTCCAGGTAATTACCTTTCTTGACATTCTCTGTGATGTCAATGTGCTGGATGAGAAGCTGTGGTCTGACACTCTGGATATAGGAGGGCAGCTCTCAGCATATCTGGCCTTTCTCAACAGTGTCTTAAACCCTTTGTTGTATGTCTTCTCAGGGCAGTACTTTAGAAAGAAGGTTAGCGCCATCTACAGAAAGACTAGATATCAACGCAGAGGATCAGACATGACCACATATCAACGCTCTGCTGTGTCCACTTACATCAACAGAACAGAGCAAATTAAACCTGTGGTCATTTTTAATgccaaagaataaaatgtgtctCATACTGATGGCATCTACTTTTCTTTTGCTGCTTATGTATAAAATGACACAATAAAAAGGATATGTTTCTAAAACTATTATGTCATTAGACTTAACACAATAATAATGCTGTTATATGGCTAATCGGCACTATCAGATGATGTTTAATGCTGTGCTTGAggaaataatgtaaataatggACAGACACTGCAGGAGAAATAGACTGAAATGCATTTACATTCTGCATAATGACATTTTTGTCTTGCAttgtggacaaacagcatctGTTTCTTTGATATGTTGTATGGATTTATAGCAACAGACTTCTCAGTTTgactttgtttgtcttttacgtctttaaatattttgacaTGTTagtcagtatttatttattaattgcAAACCACATATTTATATCTTATGGCTTTTGTCTTTCGGTTATCAACATATGGTCATTTCCATGTCCACTTTATCTAAATCAAATAACAATCCAAGTAATGTCAGACTCTTTTTATTTAGACCAATGTACTGCTTTAGTCAACCCATTTCCTTTGCCTGCTACGCCTTCCTGGAAGATTCTTGGAAAAGACTGAAGTTTACTGTTAGGAGGAAACGTTTTTTCCTCACTCGTGTTGTTGAAGAGACTGTGGACAATGCTCAGATAGTTTGTGTGTTTCCACATGTTGTCAACACATTATAAGTAACTGACTTTAGCAGACTCCCAAACAGCCTACCTCACCATTTTCATTTCACAGGTGCATGATGCTACTTGCTTCTGGATGTTAATTCTGTCAACTCATTAAAATTTTAAGCTAAGAGGAAATACTGTGGGTGGGGCTAAATGTTGCTGTAGCTTTCTTGCCTTCACCTAATATTAGACCTTcccaaaatgaaaataattagcATCCACCACAGTGCACAACTGCCCCATGGCTATTTTTCCAGTGCAGTTAAATGTTCTAATGAAATGCTCAAGTggctttatttttgatttttttaaatggtgctATCTAGTAAACAATGTATGGTATTGTATTTGTTATGTAATCTGATGTGCAGTGTGACAGTTTATCTGAAAGTGGCCTAGTCCATCTCTCTGTCCAGCTGAAGACAGGACTGTCACAGACGTTGCATTATGCATTTTGGGTGTTCAGTGATTTTCACTCTCAGAGCTGATATTACATAAGTATTTAAAATCAGTTAATTATGTTTACTCAGTCAAACTATTTATTggtgttattttgttatttaggCAACTGTATTCATTTAGATATAATGGTTTATCTCATTATGTAATGCCTATCAGGTTATTACAATAATTATCAGAATATGCACATACCTGTTCCTATTTCTGTTGCTTTTAACATACTGTATATGACTGAAAATGAATATAATAGAACTATAAGTCACCAAAAACCAGTACACTACTTTTTCTTAGCTATTTCTGTTTTGATTTGGTTTAAAAGTTTAGTCTCTCTGCTTTGAAAACAGTTGCACAATGCAGTGACAATTATTTAGCATTGCAAGTTTTCAGCCATTCAGTAGGCATATAGACATGTCAGAGCAGGAAAAGATCTGGCAAAGCAGAACATTGTTCTTCTCAGGTATTTCAGTAGAGAAATCATGTCTGTGGAAAAACAGAAGACGTGTgctcatttttttattattattattattttttttttacctactACCACAAGGGCCATGTGTTCCAGCGGACAACATAACGGCCTCCTCCTGATTTCAACTTTACTGCGAAAAACATGTTAGTAAATCAACATGCACAAAACCAGAACCCAGAAGCATCTAAATGGACTTcagtcatttttctgttttgtctctgtacttgtgtgtttttctcttgtgATGTCATTGTGAATAAATCCTGGTTTACATGGTTATCTGGCTAAAGCATTCTTTAAGCATATGGTCATAGAAACAGTTATCATTCACAATACAAAGTGTCACAAATTGGGACATTTGTCAGATCTTCACATTTTATATTAGTCAGAATTAATCTGGCAAAGCCTATGCTGGTATCTTCACAATCCAAATTGTGCTAGGGTATTCTGTAATTGAGTTTTAGGATATTTTAGAAGTTAGAAGTTTGGCTGCTAAATGCTCAAATATTGACTCTCTCTCCACTTTTCTGCTGTTTGGTTTCGGGCTTGTGTAGCATGCACTGAGTCTATAGTACTAAGAAAATGTTGCTTTGCGAGAAGCCACTGTGAGATAGccttaaaaaaaactgtgaaatgcAATTAAAAGATCCTTAAGATCCatcctttaaaaataaatagaaagaaaccaaaacaataCCTGGTGCTTCTCAATCATCATGTGCTCCTTTGTCTTCTGTTACTATCAGCAGTGACTAATGTATCTATCAAGCTATGTTCTTCTGGTCGTTGTCAGGACCTGTTCTGAGTCTCCGCACTCTTATTAAACTCATCCActtatatatagagagagagcatgcatttgagagagagagagagagagagagttaacaAACATGACCATATTTCTGGTCCCACATGATGCTTGTAAATGCATGAGACAACATTTAGTAAGTTGTCAGGAGCACCTGACGTAATGCTACTGAACGAGGAAAAGTAGAGGATTGGCTGAGtgaagagaggagggggtggCAAAACATCGAGTCATCTCATATCATCAAAGACATCTGACATCACTTTAATGtcagtttattttctccttcaaGTAAGCAAGTGGGGCAGAGTCAGAAAACAACTGCAACTGGAGTTACTGGGAGGGTGTAGCTGGCTAGATTGATGTGTTCTTTTTTCCATCTAGAGAACAGACTCTTTTCCCTAAAAGGTATGTGTGAGCTTTATTTGGCTTGGTTTTTACttgtctgtgttttcctctgtggtTAAAATATTTATCAACAGCACAGATTTAGAAACATGTCTGACAGTGTAAACATGTCACGATCTAGACTGGAGATGGTTAACTGGAATTGTCTCTGCATGTTTAGTGTTAGATAGTGGTTATCTATAGCTAAATACACTAAGAAGATTTATGCTGAAACAAACTCCAAACACATGTAAAAATGAGGGCTTgtattttgtcatgtttttgttttaatctttatGCGTTTAGAATTAATTTAGGAAGAATGTGGCTGCAACTGATGGCGAGGATATGCTGAAAATGAGGTTGCTATAAATATCAGTGACTCAGTTGACTTAAATGCTAAAAAGCAAAGTACAAGTAAAGGTTCTGCAGGGATATGTTGGGTCAGTCCTGATAAACAATAATCAGTTATTAGAAACGTAGATGCGCTTGTATTGTACCGTTGGAACTTTAagtagattagattagattagattagattagattagattagattagataaaacttaATTAACTtaattaatccctcgggtgggttcctccaggAAATTTGGTTTCcaatagcacagcaccgacagaagttacagaatgtgagcagaaatataccatatatacccatatataaatacagagacatatataaatacagagtatacaaaagggataaatagaataaataggaataagaatacaagggaattgcacatttcaagtattgtgagtctattgcaccattggatattaacaaaaagtattgcacagtgaaaaaggcactacagcttagttgcccccccccccccccccccccccccccccctcctttgtcctcctgtttcccctccctctcccctccagagaggagttaaacagtttgatggcgtgtgggacaaaggagtttttaagtctgttggttcttgtctttgggagaagcaacctgtcactgaacagactcgtctggttgtttatggccgtgtgcagaggtgtccagcttcatgccgaccACAAAGCCGGCCTTCCTGATCGAtttttccagcctggatgagtccttctttgctgtgctgctcccccagcacaccacagcatagaaaagtactccagcaaccaccgactggtaaaacatcctcaggagcttcctgcagatgttaaaagacctcagcctcctgaggaagtacagtcggctttgggcttttttatacaggtgctctgtgttgcatgaccagtccagtttgttgtccacccacagcccgaagtacttgtacttgttgaccacctccacctcctctccctctatctGAACCAGCAGTGGACCTGctctggacctcccgaagtccacaaccagttccttggtctttgaggtgttgagttgcaggtggtttgtgtgactccatgtgacgaagttcctcaccagacttctgtactcctcttcctgatcatcccagatacaccccatgatggctgtgtcatctgcaaacttctgaatatggcataattcagagttgtagcagaagtcagaggtgtacagggtgaagagaagaggggacagcacagttccctgtggtgctcctgtgctgctgaccacagtgtcagacATGATATCCTTCAGcctgacgtactgtggtctgtcagtgaggtagtcggAGATCCAAGCGACCAGGCAGGGGTCCACCTGCATCCTGTTTAGTTTTTCCTGAAGCATACAGGGCCGGATGGTATTaaaggcactggaaaagtcaagaaACAGGATCCTGACTGTGCCTTTTCCCCCATCCAGGTGTGAGTGGGCTCTATGCAGGAGGTACAGGATAGCATCCTTCACTCTGACATCCGCCTTgtatgcgaactgtagtggGTCCTGGGCATGTTGTACCTGTGGTCGGAGGAGGTTGAGGAGGAGCCGCTCTAGAGTCTTCATAagatgtgatgtgatgtgtgaAGTAACTGATAATGGAAAGGGCTCTGCATGTAAAATAGAAATgtattctctttttttgtcattacaTGTTTATGAAGGTGTTTATGTTTagaaggttatcttatcttttcTTATCTTTATATGCAAAGAAAAAGACACATAAATAAGTACTTAATAGACTTAGACTGGTATTATCAGTTGGAATAATGGCTATAATTAATATAATAGCTGGTTATTTTTCTTAATAGAAAAATTACATTATTACAGATGTTTCTCTGGGGAAGAAGGAAAAATTCAAAAATATCTTGTTGCAATGGTTGTAGCATGGTTCGATGATAGATTAAACAAAAACACCTCATCAAAATTCAGGTAACACACAAGAACGCTTGTTATTCAAAACAATTATTATTCTCTTAATTTTGCATATACATTTTGGGTTAATTGGTGACTTTACATAGGTTGTGATTTTAAATGTGACTATAAGTGTGAATTAATAGTCTCTCTCAGCCACAGTTTTTGTGTTCAGTCAAATTCTttgcaaaataaatgaaaatgtagcAACAATATTTTGCATTATATATCAGTGTTACTCATAATTATGTGTATCTCTGCACTCTGTGCCATCAAAATAATATAATGTTCTCGCatcaaactgtttttaaaataatattttatttctagCACTGTCCTCTGTTTCTCTGCAGCATCCGTTCCAAGTCTTACTCTGTCAAGATGTCTGGAAACCAAAGCAACACAAGTGAAAACCATTGTATTTTTGACAACAATAGCTTGATCTTCACTCTGGTTCCACCCTACATCCTGGTCATCAGCGTGCTTGGAATCATCtttaatgtgtttgtgctgatggtTTTCTGCCTCCACAAGAAGGCCTGCGCTGTGGCTGAGATCTACCTGAGCAACCTGGCTGGAGCTGACCTCGCTCTGGTGTGCTGTTTGCCCTTCTGGGCTGAAAATGTAAGAAAGAGATACGACTGGCCTTTCAGTGACAGCCTGTGCAAAGTGTCATCAGCTGTTATCTACATGAATGCATTCTGCAGTATTTACTTCCTTGTTCTGGTTAGCATAGATCGTTATGTGGCACTGGTGCACCCGCTTTCCCATGAGAGGATACGTCAGCCATTCTATGCCAAATTGGGATGTCTGTTTGTGTGGATTCTTGGCTTGGTCTTTGCTCTCCCCATATTCATCTACAGGAAGTCAGAATTCAACCCTCAGTCAAATCTTACTCAATGTTCACTTGACTTACCTTCACAAAATCAATATCTGGCATATGAGGTGATAACCATAATTTTCAGCTTCATCATCCCTATTATCATTATTTCCTTCTGCACTGTCAGAATTTTTCAGTCACTGAGTAACAGGCTAATGGAGGGTTTAAACACTAAGAAAATGGAGCAGAAGGCCACCactctcatcctggcagttctCCTGGCATTCCTGATCTGCTGGGTGCCATTTCACGTGACAAAGATACTAGATGTGCTCCAATACACTGGCATTCTGAAATGTCACATCACATTGATCATCATCCAACAGATCTCTGTGTACTTTGCCTTCTTCAACAGTGTCCTTAACCCGATTCTCTACGTCATTGCTGGAAAAAACTTCAGAAGAAGAGCTAAGGAACTCTCCAAGCAGTGGAACAATAAGACTACAGAAACATTCAGCCTCATGTCAACTCGCATGACGACTCTGAGGCTGACAAAGTCTCAAGCTGCTCTG
This is a stretch of genomic DNA from Pelmatolapia mariae isolate MD_Pm_ZW linkage group LG16_19, Pm_UMD_F_2, whole genome shotgun sequence. It encodes these proteins:
- the bdkrb1 gene encoding B1 bradykinin receptor; this encodes MELTTVPTVLTENSSLSPVTAEWELIHTIVPPYIFTISLAGLLFNSFVLVVFFAHKDRLTVAEIYLSNMALADFILLCSLPFWAMNILNEFNWPYGEALCKIVNALIIINFYTSIFTLVMISIDRYIAFVKPMKASWLRRTLYAKLICFILWILGVLLSTPTIAHRKVKFFEDYETTSCVLDYTHDSYWKLAHQIVINVVGFVLPVLVIVFSSGNIIKVLSERRESVGFHHTSDKKATVLVYAVTLVFLLCWGPFQVITFLDILCDVNVLDEKLWSDTLDIGGQLSAYLAFLNSVLNPLLYVFSGQYFRKKVSAIYRKTRYQRRGSDMTTYQRSAVSTYINRTEQIKPVVIFNAKE
- the LOC134644635 gene encoding B2 bradykinin receptor-like gives rise to the protein MSGNQSNTSENHCIFDNNSLIFTLVPPYILVISVLGIIFNVFVLMVFCLHKKACAVAEIYLSNLAGADLALVCCLPFWAENVRKRYDWPFSDSLCKVSSAVIYMNAFCSIYFLVLVSIDRYVALVHPLSHERIRQPFYAKLGCLFVWILGLVFALPIFIYRKSEFNPQSNLTQCSLDLPSQNQYLAYEVITIIFSFIIPIIIISFCTVRIFQSLSNRLMEGLNTKKMEQKATTLILAVLLAFLICWVPFHVTKILDVLQYTGILKCHITLIIIQQISVYFAFFNSVLNPILYVIAGKNFRRRAKELSKQWNNKTTETFSLMSTRMTTLRLTKSQAAL